The following DNA comes from Longimicrobium sp..
CGCCCCCGCCGGGCAGGCGCCGGCCAACCCAACCGCACGCCCATGACCGACTTTACCCCCGCGTCGCGCCCGCACGAGAACATCGACGGGGAGCCGCTGCTCGATTCGTTCCTGCGCGAAGCCATCCCCGAGATCAAGCTGGCGCTGGGCGACCTGATCGACCGCGACAACTCGCGGGCGATCCCCGACAAGTACGTGAAGATGCTGCCGCTGACGACGCTGGTCGTCACCCTGCGTCCCGACGCCGCCCAGGCCATCGCCGACATGGCGGCGGACCTGGAAGAGGACCTGACGGACTCGGTGATGCGGCACGGCTCGCTGTACGACCGCGACTACAAGGTGCGCCTCAAGGAGGCCGGCTCGCGCGGCGCGCCGCTCTTCCGCGTGTCGACGCAGCCGGCCGGGCAGCCGGACCCGGCGCCCATCGTCCCCGCGCCGCCGCCGCCCGCTCCCCCTCCGCCGCCCCGCGCGCCGGACCCGGAGCCCACGATGGCCGCGCCCCGGCACGATCACGCGCCCCCCTCGCCCCTGCCGTCGGTTCCGGCGTGGGTGGCCCCCGGCCCGCCGCCTACGGTGGACCCCGACGCCACGAGGGTGGAGGGCATCCCCTCCGCCCCCGCGCCGGCGCCGAAGCCGCGCTCCAACTTCCCCGCGGGGCGCTACGAGCTGCGCGTGGAGGACGAGGACGGCACCGAGCGCGAGCGCCTGCCCATCCAGGGGGAGACGGTCAGCGTGGGCCGGCACACGGACGACCCGGCGCTGCGCAGCGACATCCAGCTCACGGGCGCGCCCAACGTCAGCCGCCGGCAGCTGGCGCTGGTGTGGGAGGAGCGCGACGGAAAGCCGGGGTTCCTGGTGTATAACCTGGGGCTGAACGGCATCCACGTGGGCGACCGCGAGGTGTCGGGCGCCAACACGGGGAAGGGTGAGATGAAGCTCGATGGGCTGGATGGCCACAGCATCTGGCTGGCCCCGGGCGACGCCCTGCGCATCGGCGGCCACGGCCCGGTGGTGCGGATCCTGGAGAAGGGCGCCGATGCCGACGCCGAGGTGCCGGAGATCGCCGACGACCCGGACAAGACGCAGTTCGGGTGAACGGCAGTGCGAGAGTGCGAGAGTGCGAAAGTGCGTGAGTGCGTGCGTGAGTGCGTGAGTAAACTTCGATAGGGATCGGCTGCGTTCGGCGTCAGGGCGGAGGCCCCCCTCTCCCGACCTCTCCCCCGCAAACTGCGCGGGAGAGAGGTGCCAGTGCGGCGCGTCTGGCGCGGCGCGATCACGAAACAACTGGCGGGCCCTCCCGTACTACCACTTTCGCACTTTCGCACTCACGCACTAACGCACTTACGCACTTCCTCTTACCTTTGGAGGATGTGCGGGGTGAGGGGACGGGGTTGGGATCACCCCATCGCCTGAGAGGGCACCGATGTCGGGCTTGGCGCAGTTTCTTGTAGGCCACGTCCTGAACGAGCGATACCGGCTGGATTCGGTGCTCGGGCAGGGCGGGTTCGGCGTGGTGTTCCGCGCCGCGGACCTTCAGCGCGACCGCGAGGTGGCGGTGAAGGTGATGGATCCGCCGCGCGGAATGGGCCCCGCCGAAACGGAGCGGATGCGCCAGCGCTTTCAGCGCGAGGCGGCCGTCGCCGCGCGCCTGCCCATGCACCCCAACCTGGTGCCCGTGCTGGACGTGGGCTCGGACGCGCGCGTCGACTTCCTCGTCATGCAGCTGCTGCGGGGCGAAAGCCTGCGCGAGCGGCTGGCCCGCGAGGAGCCCCTGGGGCTGCGCACGGCGCTCCACATCCTCCGCGAAACGGCGCGGGGCGTGGCCGCCGGGCACGAGATCGGCCTGGTGCACCGCGACCTGAAGCCCGCCAACATCTTTTTGGAGGGCGACGGTCCGGAGCCGTCCGTCCGCGTGCTGGACTTCGGCATCGCCAAGGTGCTGAACGATGCGGAAGACGAGGAGACGCGCACGCACCTGACCATGCCCGGCGAGTGGTTCGGCAGCGAGTTCTACTGCGCGCCCGAGCACCTTCGCCGCGAGCCCGTCACCCGCACGGCCGACGTCTTCAGCCTGGGCGTGGTGGCGTTCGAGGTGCTCACGCGCACGCGCCTGTTCACGCGCGAAGACCAGAACCGCCGTCGCGCGGGGCTGCCCGTGCCCATTCCGTCTCTCGTTGCCCGCAACCCGCAGGTGCCGCGCGACGTGGAATGGATCGTCCGCCGCGCGCTGCTGGACGACGCGAGCCAGCGCTTCGCGAACGCGGGCGAGAT
Coding sequences within:
- a CDS encoding FHA domain-containing protein, giving the protein MTDFTPASRPHENIDGEPLLDSFLREAIPEIKLALGDLIDRDNSRAIPDKYVKMLPLTTLVVTLRPDAAQAIADMAADLEEDLTDSVMRHGSLYDRDYKVRLKEAGSRGAPLFRVSTQPAGQPDPAPIVPAPPPPAPPPPPRAPDPEPTMAAPRHDHAPPSPLPSVPAWVAPGPPPTVDPDATRVEGIPSAPAPAPKPRSNFPAGRYELRVEDEDGTERERLPIQGETVSVGRHTDDPALRSDIQLTGAPNVSRRQLALVWEERDGKPGFLVYNLGLNGIHVGDREVSGANTGKGEMKLDGLDGHSIWLAPGDALRIGGHGPVVRILEKGADADAEVPEIADDPDKTQFG
- a CDS encoding serine/threonine-protein kinase, giving the protein MSGLAQFLVGHVLNERYRLDSVLGQGGFGVVFRAADLQRDREVAVKVMDPPRGMGPAETERMRQRFQREAAVAARLPMHPNLVPVLDVGSDARVDFLVMQLLRGESLRERLAREEPLGLRTALHILRETARGVAAGHEIGLVHRDLKPANIFLEGDGPEPSVRVLDFGIAKVLNDAEDEETRTHLTMPGEWFGSEFYCAPEHLRREPVTRTADVFSLGVVAFEVLTRTRLFTREDQNRRRAGLPVPIPSLVARNPQVPRDVEWIVRRALLDDASQRFANAGEMATELHRAISSLRRAADQPVEAAETVAVPAQERRAVSVEPDEATVAVAAPAQAGFFSFARRKVDLADDPLSAEMEKVRWRRMKTLAARAAVVAVLASGGVMGGIALAANRAYEGAPAAPAR